A single Blastopirellula retiformator DNA region contains:
- a CDS encoding 2-phosphosulfolactate phosphatase gives MSSVIHVHLLPELAPEEALAGSTTVVIDVLRATTTIVHMLAAGADHVVPCISIEDAKEKGAAIEGAILGGERGGVRIDGFDLGNSPSEYSPDVVGGHTIVFTTTNGTKAMQRCQRAGRILIGAFVNLTAVCRELSGAEQVHLVCAGTAGEVTREDVLLAGAIVDLMGTTSDWQLNDAAQIALDAWRAAQEDLVAVPLVERLQKSRGGRNVLAIGLENDIQIAATLDKFDLVPELDAKTWEIRLR, from the coding sequence ATGTCGTCTGTGATTCACGTCCATCTGCTGCCCGAACTTGCCCCCGAGGAAGCGCTCGCCGGATCGACCACCGTGGTGATTGACGTTTTGCGGGCAACCACCACCATCGTCCACATGCTGGCCGCTGGCGCCGATCATGTGGTCCCCTGCATCTCGATCGAAGATGCCAAAGAAAAAGGGGCGGCGATCGAAGGGGCTATCTTGGGGGGCGAACGTGGCGGCGTGCGAATCGACGGGTTTGACCTGGGGAACTCGCCCAGCGAGTACTCGCCCGACGTCGTCGGCGGCCATACGATCGTCTTTACCACCACCAATGGCACCAAGGCGATGCAGCGCTGTCAGCGGGCCGGGCGAATCTTGATCGGGGCGTTCGTCAATCTAACGGCTGTCTGCCGCGAACTTTCGGGCGCCGAACAGGTCCATCTGGTCTGTGCCGGAACCGCCGGCGAAGTGACCCGTGAAGACGTCTTGCTGGCCGGCGCGATCGTCGACCTGATGGGGACGACCAGCGATTGGCAGCTGAACGACGCGGCGCAGATCGCGCTCGACGCGTGGCGGGCCGCACAAGAAGATCTGGTCGCCGTCCCCCTGGTCGAGCGGCTGCAGAAGAGCCGCGGCGGCCGGAACGTGCTGGCGATCGGTCTGGAAAACGACATCCAGATCGCCGCGACGCTCGACAAGTTCGATCTGGTTCCAGAGCTAGACGCCAAGACGTGGGAAATCCGCCTCCGGTAG
- the ubiE gene encoding bifunctional demethylmenaquinone methyltransferase/2-methoxy-6-polyprenyl-1,4-benzoquinol methylase UbiE — MVVDKSETRVRRMFAEIAGKYDRMNHLLSMNVDRYWRWRTTKIVPPTGDAPILDVCTGTGDLAIAYYKAAKGKVKVEATDFCPEMLEIGEVKTERAKIEGIRFQEADTQQLPFESDTFQIVSVAFGLRNVTNTDLGLSEMTRVCKLGGKVAVLEFSIPQWQPFKAFYLWYFRNILPLLGRMFAKNKEDAYKYLPDSVGEFPYGEALAERMRAAGLKEVFFKPLTFGIATLYVGTK; from the coding sequence ATGGTCGTCGACAAATCGGAAACGCGCGTCCGGCGAATGTTCGCCGAAATTGCCGGAAAATACGACCGGATGAACCATCTGCTGTCGATGAACGTCGACCGCTATTGGCGTTGGCGGACCACCAAAATCGTCCCGCCGACCGGCGATGCGCCGATTTTGGACGTCTGTACCGGCACCGGCGACCTGGCGATCGCTTACTACAAAGCGGCTAAGGGAAAAGTGAAGGTCGAAGCGACCGACTTTTGCCCCGAAATGCTCGAAATCGGCGAAGTCAAAACCGAGCGGGCCAAGATCGAGGGGATCCGTTTCCAGGAAGCCGACACGCAGCAGTTGCCGTTTGAAAGCGACACCTTCCAGATCGTCTCGGTCGCCTTTGGCCTGCGGAACGTCACCAACACCGACCTCGGCCTCAGCGAGATGACCCGCGTCTGCAAGCTAGGCGGCAAAGTGGCGGTGCTGGAGTTCTCGATCCCGCAGTGGCAGCCGTTCAAGGCGTTCTACCTCTGGTACTTCCGCAACATCCTGCCGCTGCTAGGGCGTATGTTCGCCAAGAACAAGGAAGACGCCTACAAGTACCTGCCCGATAGCGTTGGCGAGTTCCCGTATGGCGAAGCGCTCGCCGAGCGGATGCGAGCCGCCGGCCTGAAGGAGGTCTTCTTCAAGCCGCTCACCTTTGGCATCGCGACCCTGTACGTGGGGACCAAATGA
- a CDS encoding UbiA-like polyprenyltransferase encodes MIKRISDILAMIRFSHTVFAMPFALLAAVMAWNAPAPEGIDVRFSWRELLGIVLCMVFARSAAMALNRLADHKIDAENPRTAKRHIPAGILSVGEVTLFTVVCSVGFIAATLLFWPNWLPLALSVPVLLFLFGYSYTKRWTSLAHFWLGASLMLAPIAAWIAIRGAAILADPLDLLPAVTLGLAVLLWVAGFDIIYACQDAEFDRDAKLHSVPSTFGVAGALRIAAVCHALMIGALALLPVVYPSLGLVYWLGIAAVAILLIYEHAIVRPDDLSRVNLAFFHINTIVGIGLFVVTTLDLLLWK; translated from the coding sequence ATGATTAAGCGTATTAGCGACATCCTGGCGATGATCCGCTTTAGCCATACCGTCTTTGCGATGCCGTTTGCGTTGCTCGCCGCCGTGATGGCCTGGAACGCCCCGGCGCCCGAGGGAATCGACGTGCGGTTCTCGTGGCGAGAGCTTTTGGGCATCGTGCTATGCATGGTCTTTGCCCGCAGCGCGGCAATGGCGCTCAACCGGTTGGCCGATCACAAGATTGACGCCGAGAACCCCCGCACGGCCAAGCGGCACATTCCGGCCGGCATCTTGTCAGTCGGCGAAGTGACGCTGTTTACGGTCGTCTGCTCGGTCGGCTTTATCGCTGCGACGCTGCTCTTCTGGCCCAACTGGCTGCCGCTGGCATTATCAGTTCCGGTACTGCTGTTCCTGTTCGGCTATAGCTATACGAAGCGCTGGACGTCGCTGGCTCACTTCTGGCTGGGGGCGTCGCTAATGCTGGCGCCGATCGCCGCCTGGATTGCAATTCGCGGGGCGGCGATATTGGCGGACCCGCTCGATCTCTTGCCGGCGGTGACGCTCGGCCTGGCGGTGCTGCTGTGGGTCGCGGGCTTTGACATCATCTATGCCTGCCAAGACGCCGAGTTCGATCGCGACGCCAAACTGCATAGCGTGCCGTCGACGTTCGGCGTCGCCGGAGCACTGCGTATCGCGGCCGTTTGTCACGCCTTGATGATTGGCGCACTCGCGCTACTTCCAGTCGTCTACCCATCGCTGGGGCTGGTCTACTGGCTGGGGATTGCGGCGGTGGCGATTCTGCTGATCTACGAACACGCGATCGTGCGGCCGGACGATCTGTCGCGGGTCAATCTCGCCTTCTTTCACATCAACACGATCGTCGGCATCGGGCTGTTTGTGGTAACGACCCTCGATTTGCTGCTCTGGAAGTGA
- a CDS encoding UbiX family flavin prenyltransferase, whose amino-acid sequence MSAASAIVLGITGASGAVYARRLLNVLIHAGYHVDLSISESGRAVWLQELNVELDLDDFDPASIVTTKPAAADKRLAATIELNEPTAAGQLRYFHYKNFLAPIASGSAISRGMVVCPCSGGTLSGVVHGASDTLIERAADVHLKERRKLILVPRETPLSLIYLDNLRRAAEAGAVVLPAMPGWYHGVQSLDDLIDFIVARILDQLEVPHALMRRWGSDD is encoded by the coding sequence ATGAGCGCGGCGTCTGCAATCGTGCTCGGCATCACCGGCGCCAGCGGGGCCGTCTATGCGCGGCGACTGTTGAACGTGCTGATCCACGCCGGCTATCACGTCGATCTCTCGATCAGCGAATCGGGCCGCGCCGTCTGGCTGCAAGAGCTGAACGTCGAGTTGGACCTCGACGATTTCGATCCCGCGTCGATCGTGACCACCAAGCCGGCCGCCGCCGACAAGCGTCTCGCCGCGACGATCGAGCTGAACGAGCCAACCGCCGCCGGGCAGCTGCGCTATTTTCACTACAAGAACTTCCTGGCGCCGATCGCCAGCGGCTCGGCGATTTCCCGCGGCATGGTCGTTTGCCCCTGCTCAGGCGGAACGCTCAGCGGCGTCGTGCATGGCGCCAGCGATACGCTGATCGAGCGGGCCGCCGACGTTCATCTGAAGGAGCGCCGCAAGCTGATTCTCGTTCCGCGTGAGACGCCGCTGTCGCTGATTTATCTCGACAACTTGCGGCGTGCTGCCGAAGCCGGAGCCGTCGTCTTGCCGGCGATGCCAGGCTGGTATCACGGAGTCCAGTCGCTCGACGACTTGATCGACTTTATCGTTGCCCGGATTTTGGATCAGCTGGAAGTGCCGCACGCATTGATGCGACGATGGGGAAGCGATGATTAA